Part of the Leptotrichia massiliensis genome, TCTGGCTGGAGTTGAATTTCAAAGAAAATTGGAAGAAAAAGCATTTGAGCTTGGTGGAAAAGATTACAAAGCCCCTATTCAGCTATTTGGCGATTTTGTAAATAATAAAATCTCAACAAAATTAGGAAAAGTAAAGCCAAGCTACCTAGCAGGCTACAAATTTGCAAACTTAAATGAAATTTTTCCACAATTCATAAACGATTCCATAAAAGAAGGAATTACCTTAATGGATAAAAAAATAAAGGGTTTTGCTAATTATGACGCAATTCTGTCAGGTGTCGAAAGCCGTAGTTCATCTCCAGTGAAAATTCCTAGAAATGAAAGATTTTTCTCAAATATCGAAGGACTTATGCCATGTGGGGAAGGTGCAGGGTATGCTGGCGGAATTATGTCAGCGGCAGTTGATGGAATAAAATGTGCAGAATATGTGATTGAATATTTTCTAGAAAATTTATTAAGTTAAAATTTTTGATTTTTACCAATAAATATGCTATAATTTCAACATCTTTAAGATATATTTCAAATAACTTCAAACTTGTAACTATTAAAAATATGTAGTTGTTTGAACGAGGGAGGAAATTATGTTTTGTACTTTAGTATGCTGTATGGATGGAAGATTTATTCATATTTTAAATGAATACATTAGAGGTAATTACAGATACACTTTTGTGGATACTATTACTGATGCGGGTGCTGTAAATAAAATAGTTAATGATGAGGATTATTTAAAGAGCATAGAAGATAAGGTGGTTTTAATTTCGGTTAATAAACATAAATCTGATCATATTTTTGTGGCAGGGCATAGCGACTGTGCTGGTTGTCCTACTGATGATGAAACACAAAAAGGTTATATTCGGCAAGCTGCTGAGAAAATGCACAACGATTTACCCCATGAGGCTGTTACTGGGCTTTTTGTCCATGAAAATGGAGAAATTGAAATTTTAGTTGATTACGACATTGATGATATTAATTAATTGAATTAATAAAAAATAAAGGAACTGCTATTAACTGGTAGTTCCTATTTTATTTAAAAAATATCTTTAATATTATTTTTATTTGAAATTTAATAATAATGTTTAGCATTTAGCATTTTTTCAGCAATCTTATAATTTGGCATATATCGTTCGACATAATTGTAAAAACCTTTTCCATGATTTGGATACTTTAAATGTGTCAATTCATGTAAAACCACATATTCTATCTCAAAAGGAGTTCTTTTTATAAGCTCCGTATTAAGATTTATATATTTTTTTACATAATTGCACGAGCCCCATCTAGTCTTCATAGGCTTTATTGCGACTTTTTCCACATGCTCATCCAATATTTTCAGCCATTTTTCCATAAATTGCGGAAATAACTTTTTTGCATTTTCAAAATACCATTTTTCCATAATTTTTTTCTTTTCGTCAGTATTTTCCAAAATGTTTTCATTAACTGTTAAAATTATATTCGGATTTTTTTCATTATTTACTAAATTCACGCCATTAAAACTCCCAGTTTTCACAGTTAAATTGTATTCTTTTCCCAAAAATTTATGAATTTCGCCAGTTTTGTACTCAAATCCCTTCTGTTTTTCCTTCACATCTTCAACTTTTTTCAAAACACTTTTTATCCAGCCTTCTTTAGAACGGATAAAATTTTCGATGTAATCACGATGTAAATTCATTGGTACAGAAATATAGATTTCCATATTGGGCTTTATCCGTAAATTTATATTTTTTACTTTTTTTCTGTGAACTTCATAACCTAAAATTTTTTCTGTTTTCATTTTTTACTTTATTTTCCTCTTACATTTATTTTTATTAAAGCTCTAACCTGTCTTCGACTTTATAAATACTTTTCTTGCGTTTTCCAGCACATCCTTCTGAAGCTTATAAGTAACCAGCTTTAATGCTTCCTCATAAGTACACCATTTAAAATCCTCAATTTCAAAAGTATCAATGGTAACCTCTTCATCTTGCGTAATTCCCATAAAAATCGTAACTTTCTTAATAGTTTTCTCATTTGGAATATATTTTATTTCTCTTTCAAAATTAGGAATTATTTTTATTCTTACATTTGTTTCTTCAAGAACTTCACGAATTGCTGTTTCTTCCTTAGTTTCATCCTTTTCGATATGTCCTTTTGGAAAGCCCCAGTTACCATTGTGCATTTTCACAAGCAAAATTTTTTCGGTATTTTCATTAAAAACAATTGCGCCGCACGAATTTTCATAATCAAAGTTATCATTCAATTTGTAATGCTTGACAACATATTTTAATAATGCTTCTTTCTCGTTCTCAATTTCATCGCCAAGCACAAGCTCATACAATCTATTTTTTACTTCTCCAATCTCACGGTTACTAAATTTAAGATTTATCAAATCAATCCCTGTTATATCTAAATCATTAAACTGTGGTATTTTACCCTGTTTCTTTATATTTTCAATTTTTTCCCGAAAATTTTGTAAAATCTCTTCATTTTCTTTTTTTGTCCTAAGCCCTTTGGAATTTAAGTCTGCAGAAAATAAATTAAAAAGTCTTTTTAGATTTTTTTCTTCCATTTCAATAATCAACTTTTTCAACGTCTTATCTGAAACATCTTGATAAATTAACATATGATTTTTTACAATTTTTTTTACTGAATTTATAAAATCATTGGACGCCTTGAGCTGTTTTAATTCCTCTTCTGCGATTAATGCACTTTCCTTTTCATGTCCATAAAAATAAAAAATACCTTTTGCATCAATAATTTTTACATTTATTTTCCCCAAATCGTGAAAAAGTGCCGCAAATCTAGTTACCAAATCATAATCACAAAGATGAATAACTTTTATAATATGATTAAACAAGTCGTCTGGATGATTGGGATTATTCTGATCAAAATTGTAAGCATAATAAAATTCGGGAATTATCATTTCTAAAACCCGTAATTTTTTCATTTCTATAAAAGCCTTTTTAGCAAATTTTCCCATAAGAATTTTACTTAACTCGTCAAAAATTCTTTCTTTAGATATTTTAGTCAAAAATTTTCTTTTTTTGTAAATGGCTTCAGCTGTTTTTTTATCCAAATTAAATCCTAATTTTGAAATAAATCTAAAAGCTCTTAAAATTCTAAGAGCATCTTCTTCTATTCTCAGCTTTGGCTTCCCTACAAATCTTATCACTTTCCGTCTAATATCCTGCCTTCCCCCATACAAATCAACTATTCCAGTCTGTTCGCTGTAAGCAATAGAATTTATCGTAAAATCCCTTCTTGCCAAATCTTCTTCAATTGTTTTTACAAACTTAATTTCTTTTGGGTATCTGCTGTTGTAAACTCCTGTTTCTTTACGGAATTTTGCTATTTCATAGCTTTTTCCATTAACATTTATCATAAGAATTCCAAAATGAGCTCCCATTTCTTTTGGGTTATAACCAGCAAAGATTCTTTTCAATTCTGAATATTCTATATCAGTTGCAAAATCATAATCGCCAGGATCTTTATTTAGAATTTTATCTCTAACTGCTCCACCAACAAGAAATCCTTTTCCATTTCTATTCAGTTGTTCCAATATGAATTTTACATCATCATCCAAATTAAATTGCATCCCAAATATGTCCTTTCAATCATTTTTTCTGTACTTTTATAGAATAATTCATTTCCAAATTTATTTTTGTTTTATAAACTTTCTCTAAAATATCTAGTTCCATTTTTATTCTTCGTTTTTTATACTCGAAACTCTTTTATTTTTTTCTTAATTTTGCAATATAAAACCCATCCATGTATTTATTTTTATACGAAATATAAACTCCCCCAAATTCATCTCTTATATTTTCAATATTTTCAGGAATCTCTACTTCCAAAATTTCCAAATCCTTGTATTTTTCGAGAAAATAATGAATATTATTAGTGTTCTCATTTTTAGAAAATGTACAAGTGCTATAAACTATTTCCCCGCCATTTTTCAAAGATTTATATGCACTTTCAAATATTTTTTTCTGAAGTTTCTTTAAATTTTTTATATCATTTGCAGTCAGCTCATATATTTTTTCAGGCTTTTTCCGAAGAACTCCAAGCCCACTGCAAGGCATATCTAAAAGTATCTTGTCAAACATTGTGTCTAAATTCTCAATTTGTGTAGCATCATTTAATTTCACTTCAAAATTGCTGTAACCATATTTATTTTTAAGTTCATTCAATAATTTCACTTTATGCTCGTGAATATCAGTAGAAATAAGGTTTTTCGGATTAAAGAGCTGTAAAATTGCAAGGGATTTTCCACCAGGAGCAGAACAGGCATCAAGCACAGTTTCTCCATCTTTCACGCCTAAATTTCTCACGGCCAGATAAGACGATGCATCCTGAATCACAACATCCCCATTCTTATAAATTTCCGTATCAAAAATATTCGCATTTGATAAATAATAAACTTCACCAACAGAAAATAAGGCTTCTGTCATAATATTTTTCAACAATTCCTCAAATTTCTCACTCGTAATTTTATTCTTATCAAATCTAACTGACAAATAACTTCTTTTTTTATAAGATTTAAGCATTTCCAAATAATCATAAGGATAATCAATTTTCATCTTATTCACAAACCATTGCGGATATGACAAAACAATACTTTCCCTATTATCTTTCGGAATTTCCTCATCAAATTTTTCTTTATTTTTCAAAATTGTCTGTAAAGCCGCATTCACAAATCCAGCTTGATGTGCATTCAAAA contains:
- a CDS encoding carbonic anhydrase; amino-acid sequence: MFCTLVCCMDGRFIHILNEYIRGNYRYTFVDTITDAGAVNKIVNDEDYLKSIEDKVVLISVNKHKSDHIFVAGHSDCAGCPTDDETQKGYIRQAAEKMHNDLPHEAVTGLFVHENGEIEILVDYDIDDIN
- a CDS encoding M48 family metallopeptidase; this encodes MKTEKILGYEVHRKKVKNINLRIKPNMEIYISVPMNLHRDYIENFIRSKEGWIKSVLKKVEDVKEKQKGFEYKTGEIHKFLGKEYNLTVKTGSFNGVNLVNNEKNPNIILTVNENILENTDEKKKIMEKWYFENAKKLFPQFMEKWLKILDEHVEKVAIKPMKTRWGSCNYVKKYINLNTELIKRTPFEIEYVVLHELTHLKYPNHGKGFYNYVERYMPNYKIAEKMLNAKHYY
- a CDS encoding NUDIX domain-containing protein, whose protein sequence is MQFNLDDDVKFILEQLNRNGKGFLVGGAVRDKILNKDPGDYDFATDIEYSELKRIFAGYNPKEMGAHFGILMINVNGKSYEIAKFRKETGVYNSRYPKEIKFVKTIEEDLARRDFTINSIAYSEQTGIVDLYGGRQDIRRKVIRFVGKPKLRIEEDALRILRAFRFISKLGFNLDKKTAEAIYKKRKFLTKISKERIFDELSKILMGKFAKKAFIEMKKLRVLEMIIPEFYYAYNFDQNNPNHPDDLFNHIIKVIHLCDYDLVTRFAALFHDLGKINVKIIDAKGIFYFYGHEKESALIAEEELKQLKASNDFINSVKKIVKNHMLIYQDVSDKTLKKLIIEMEEKNLKRLFNLFSADLNSKGLRTKKENEEILQNFREKIENIKKQGKIPQFNDLDITGIDLINLKFSNREIGEVKNRLYELVLGDEIENEKEALLKYVVKHYKLNDNFDYENSCGAIVFNENTEKILLVKMHNGNWGFPKGHIEKDETKEETAIREVLEETNVRIKIIPNFEREIKYIPNEKTIKKVTIFMGITQDEEVTIDTFEIEDFKWCTYEEALKLVTYKLQKDVLENARKVFIKSKTG
- the rsmB gene encoding 16S rRNA (cytosine(967)-C(5))-methyltransferase RsmB produces the protein MIKKKNIKLDIVNLLDEIQNGKYSNIQLNYYFSKNNYTKKEKMFITNVVNIVIKNLIYIDYLIGKSVRNVKKRKIKQLLRISVAQLFFMESDNAGVIFEAGEIAKILNAHQAGFVNAALQTILKNKEKFDEEIPKDNRESIVLSYPQWFVNKMKIDYPYDYLEMLKSYKKRSYLSVRFDKNKITSEKFEELLKNIMTEALFSVGEVYYLSNANIFDTEIYKNGDVVIQDASSYLAVRNLGVKDGETVLDACSAPGGKSLAILQLFNPKNLISTDIHEHKVKLLNELKNKYGYSNFEVKLNDATQIENLDTMFDKILLDMPCSGLGVLRKKPEKIYELTANDIKNLKKLQKKIFESAYKSLKNGGEIVYSTCTFSKNENTNNIHYFLEKYKDLEILEVEIPENIENIRDEFGGVYISYKNKYMDGFYIAKLRKK